One region of Sulfuriroseicoccus oceanibius genomic DNA includes:
- a CDS encoding LysR family transcriptional regulator has protein sequence MQITLRQVELFLAIVKAGNMTHAAKSIALSQSALSMALKELEDQLGGPLFDRTGRGLQLNDRGRLLYPRAHELLQRVYDIEHMFDHSNEELHGELVVAASSTIGNYLLPEILARFCSDHPNVEIKTVVGNTSDVAQAIAACNADIGFVEGTSLTPHTELKPWRDDDLVIIAHPEHPLAKFRSPTIDHLLEYDWVLREAGSGTRSVFESALAERAANVRIRMELGSSEAVKRAVQQNLGLGCLSQHVVADQLTTGQLTAISVRGLNLHRTLFSILHRDKYRTPLLDAFATACGA, from the coding sequence ATGCAGATCACCTTGCGCCAAGTGGAGCTCTTCCTTGCCATCGTCAAAGCGGGCAACATGACCCACGCCGCAAAGTCCATCGCCTTGAGTCAGTCCGCGCTGAGTATGGCGCTGAAGGAGCTTGAGGATCAACTCGGCGGCCCATTGTTCGACCGCACAGGCAGAGGACTGCAACTCAACGACCGTGGGCGCCTTCTCTATCCCCGTGCTCATGAACTACTGCAGCGTGTTTACGACATCGAGCACATGTTCGACCACTCGAATGAGGAACTGCACGGAGAGCTGGTCGTCGCGGCAAGCTCTACCATCGGCAATTACCTCCTACCCGAGATTCTAGCCCGCTTCTGCAGCGATCACCCGAACGTCGAAATCAAGACAGTTGTCGGCAACACATCCGACGTCGCCCAGGCTATTGCGGCCTGCAACGCCGATATCGGATTCGTCGAAGGCACGTCTCTCACGCCGCACACCGAGCTGAAACCATGGCGTGACGACGACTTGGTGATCATCGCCCACCCAGAACACCCGCTGGCAAAGTTCAGGTCGCCCACCATAGACCACCTACTCGAGTATGACTGGGTCTTACGCGAAGCCGGATCGGGAACCCGGTCTGTATTCGAGAGCGCATTGGCTGAGCGCGCCGCCAATGTCCGCATCCGAATGGAACTAGGATCGAGCGAAGCCGTGAAGCGAGCCGTTCAGCAAAACCTGGGACTTGGTTGCCTGTCACAACACGTCGTCGCAGACCAACTCACCACCGGACAATTGACCGCAATCAGCGTGCGCGGCCTCAACCTACACCGCACGCTCTTCAGCATCCTTCACCGCGACAAATACCGCACCCCACTGCTAGACGCCTTCGCCACCGCCTGCGGCGCCTAA
- a CDS encoding YeiH family protein, translated as MKIVSSLKSVGPGLALVVAIASAAWLMAPVVPVFDRVTLALVIGAAVRGVWGASGRCELGIRIGERQMLSAAIVLMGCQFGAGAISEIGQVLPTVIATIGVTLLAALLIGRWFGLSLRFSLLLGAGNAICGASAIAGVAPGLHADEREIGVAVGVVNLLGTVGMLAVPVLALKCGFGAEESACLIGGSLQAIGQAVAAGYSLGESVGELSTVVKMLRVSLLLPVALLLPLVLRIGDSGSSVGGRRVRGWRSVPWYLVGFVLCAVMASSGAVDSVTDVLGKFAKPALVIAMAAIGLRIDPRVLLRQAPRALVVGALVNGVQIAFLISMLSY; from the coding sequence GTGAAAATTGTCTCCTCGCTGAAATCCGTGGGGCCCGGGCTGGCGCTGGTTGTTGCGATTGCTTCTGCAGCGTGGCTGATGGCCCCTGTGGTACCGGTCTTTGACCGCGTGACGCTGGCCTTGGTGATTGGCGCAGCGGTTCGCGGTGTGTGGGGGGCGTCGGGTCGATGTGAGCTGGGGATCCGCATTGGTGAGCGGCAAATGTTGTCGGCTGCGATTGTGCTGATGGGGTGTCAGTTCGGTGCCGGTGCTATCTCTGAGATCGGGCAGGTTTTGCCTACCGTCATCGCTACGATTGGAGTGACACTGTTGGCGGCATTGCTGATCGGCAGATGGTTTGGGTTGTCGCTGCGCTTTAGTTTGTTGCTCGGTGCTGGCAATGCGATCTGCGGTGCCTCGGCGATAGCGGGCGTCGCCCCAGGATTGCATGCGGATGAACGCGAGATCGGTGTCGCGGTAGGTGTGGTGAACTTGTTGGGAACCGTGGGGATGTTGGCTGTGCCTGTGTTGGCGCTGAAATGTGGTTTCGGAGCGGAGGAGAGTGCGTGTTTGATCGGTGGTTCGCTGCAGGCCATTGGTCAGGCGGTTGCTGCTGGGTATTCATTGGGCGAGTCGGTCGGTGAGCTCTCCACGGTGGTGAAGATGTTGAGGGTTTCGTTGCTGTTGCCGGTGGCATTGTTGTTGCCGTTGGTGTTGCGGATTGGGGATAGTGGGAGTTCGGTTGGCGGGAGGAGAGTGCGGGGTTGGAGGTCGGTGCCGTGGTACTTGGTTGGGTTTGTTCTGTGTGCGGTGATGGCCTCAAGCGGCGCGGTGGATAGTGTGACTGATGTCCTCGGGAAATTTGCAAAACCGGCGCTGGTCATAGCGATGGCGGCGATCGGTCTGCGGATCGATCCTCGCGTGCTTCTTCGCCAGGCTCCACGCGCCCTGGTAGTGGGAGCGTTGGTTAATGGCGTACAGATAGCATTCTTGATTTCGATGCTGAGTTACTAG